The DNA segment TTTGTGCTCAGATGATAACACCCATGGCGTCCATGTCCTTGGACATATTCAAGTACAGTATGTGCACATTAGATATCAATTATAAAAGattaaagaaagtaatttgaATTCAGACCGAAAGACTGAATTTCTATAAGTGAacctatatatattttgtaaataaaaagCCAGAGTGTGTTTCAAGTAAACAAGTTTTAAACAGCCGTTTCTAGATCAAAAACTAAATCAAACCGTCTTAAATGAACAACGACATTTTAACATAGAAACAGCAATTATTGGTGCAAGTGTCTTTAGGCTGTGTCTAATTTACAAAAGCAAATTGGCGCGTACCTCAACAATCGATATGAGAAGAAAAGGCTGTTCAAAATAAAGGATGGTTACAGTCACATCAACAGCATTGAGGTAGCTGTGCTCTGCCCGACGCAGACAACAAGAGGACCATGATTCAGAGCTAAAACAATAAGGGGTAGCGGCTAGTGGTTCATGCCCAGGGAGATAGTTATTCATCTTTACGTAGTTAAGCCTCCCTCTGCATCCTAGACTGAATTAAAGAGTCCATCAACTATTTTAACTTTAATGTCCAAAATTATCATGATCACGGAAGCCACAACTCACGTTCCCTCAAAGCCTTCCCAAAAATTACAAAAACTTGAATCCTAAAATAGTGTAAATTCTCTGTACAGGTGATGACCGCCGGCCCTCTGTGCTTCTTGAACAAAAGGTGAAAACAAAGAAAGGCTTCATGTGATTGTAATGATGGACCTTGAGCAAACGTCTTAAatagaaaaaccaaaaaagaataaaaaaacatggAATGTGAAAATGTCCTTGATACAAAAAACTAAAACGACACAAGACCTGAAACTCAAGTTGATGCAGTTGGTGTTCCAAGTTAATGAAATGGTGGGGTTAACAAAcagagtgtgtgcgtatgtgtgtaggtgtagttgtgtgtttgtgtgtgtgtcggtgtgtgttaatgtccacgtcacacaggtgcacagggcggagggaggtgaggggtggACCAGCAGGGAGTCACTCAGGGCCAAAACATGGCGGTGGCGTTAGTGTCGATGCTGTAAATCCACACCACCAGGGGGAGGCAGATGGCCACAAAGGGCCAGGACACGCCctccacgcatgcacacagtgGGCGGCCCTTAGCCGCCGGCTCGTCCAGCTGTTTACCAGATTCCTGATAGTTCCTGGCCATGAACTTGAGGACCTCGTCCAGCAGGATGACGGGCAGGGAGATCTTCAGCACCATCACCCACTGGGTGGCGTCCAGGGGCGTGATCTGGAAGATGACCTgcgggagggacagagtaaAGAGGTGTAAGAACATGTGGACACAAGCCTGTCTGTTCTAGAACCCGTGGACACAAGCCGGTCCGTTCTAGAACCTGCGGAGACAAACTGTCTGTTTTAGAAAGGCACTGTGACTGGGACCAGTTGGGTGGAGTATTAACAGCTGCTGCGTCTCTGTACTTGGACCGTTTCCATGACAACCAGCCACATTAGTCCCGTAGCGCAACATCTTCGTGAGATCTGCTGATGAGAGTGATGCAGACACAAACCGTAGCGGTCGTAGAGTCCATCGtggatatatctatatttattatattgcgTTTCAAATGAAAGGTTTGTTTGACACCCTGAGAAAGGATCAGATGATCCCCCTGAAGTCATCCACCTCCTCATtggacagtgaggagacagagCCTTAAGAAGGACAATAGCAGCAGACTTACGGGCAGCGGCTCCACGTAGAGGATGAGGAAGTGCAGAGACATGGAGAGGCAGATGGCCCCCAGCAGCCACACGTTCTCCCAGGGCGGCATGCGCAGCAGGGACTGGTTCTCAGACAGACTGACGGAGAAACAAAAGAAACGCACTTGGCAGTGAGCCGTTTGTCTCCAAGGACCAAAACAACTTTGAGGATTTACCATCTCTCATTCTGTCTGCATAATCCTGCGAGGCCAGACCTCCGTGTGCAAGTTTGCACCATTCAGGGAGAACCCCGTCAGACTGTGGTCCTAACGAAGCCGGTTCTTTAACAAAGACCTCCTGCCTAGTGTCGGTCCCTGGACATGAGACGAGCTCCGGTCACTGCTCTCCGAACCCATCCTGCAGCTGGGTTCTTCACGAGCTGCTCATCTGAACGATATCCCAGTCCCCCAGCGCAGCGCTCACCTGTTCAGGGCGTTGCACATCTCGATGGTGACCAGCACGGACAGGGCCATGGTCATCGGGTACGGCGACTCAAACACGTGGCAGTCCAGGCCCTCGAAGTCAGGGTTGTCTGCCGAGCATTGGAGGAAGTGgctctggggaggagagagaagggcggTCAGGGAGGATTTGTCTTAAACGAAGAGCAGCCAGGAACCAGCGGGCCGACTCACCAGCTGGTACAGGGAGACCTGCGGGCCGTCTGACGCCACCGTGAACCACCAGGCAGCGGCTCCGACCGTAGCAGCCCCCACGTAACCTGCAGAAAAACAGTCATTAAGCACCAGACGACCACAGCAAGTCACAGCCAGTAAAAACCAAAAAGGAAGACGCAAAGCGATATATAAAAGGTTTTAGAGCGAACCTCCAATGGCCAGGTATCTGAAGAAGAGCCAGCCGGAGATGAGGGGCTCCTTGGCGTTGCGGGGGGGCCGGTCCATGATGTCCAGGTCGGGGGGGTTGAAGCCCAGCGCGGTGGCGGGCAGGCCGTCCGTCACCAGGTTAACCCACAGCAGCTGGACGGGGATCAGGGCCTCGGGGAAGCCCAGCGCCGCCGTAAGGAAGATGctgggggggaggacaggggggggaggacaggggacGGGTCAGCAGCCTGACGGGTCTGACCTGCCTGGCGGGCCTCTGACCGCCTGGTGAAGGTCATGCGATTCAACAGGATTCCTCCCCGTGCTAAAAGATTGTCTGTTCATTTGAGGTAAATACGGATTTCCGATTCATACCATAACCCTTTATATTTCACTATAACCTTTTTACATGTGAAATACGCATTGCTTATGATGAATCCTTTTCCACTGGTCTCTAAgctccgctgcccccccccttccccacccccaCAAGACCACGCTTGTCTCTAagctcccccagccccccactcaCCAGACCACCTCGCCCACGTTGGAGGAGATGAGGTATCTGATGAACTGCTTCATGTTGTTGTAGATGGCAcggccctcctccaccgccgccacgATGGAGCTGAAGTTGTCGTCGGCGAGGACCATCTCCGAGGCCGACTTGGCCACGGCGGTCCCGGAGCCCATGGCGATGCCGATCTCCGCCTTCTTCAGGGCCGGGGCGTCGTTCACGCCGTCACCGGTCTGGGGAGGAGCCACAGGAGGTTAAGAATAACaggcatcatcatcaacatcatcatcatcatgtagTCGTCACTCATGTATTCTGATGCTCCTCCCAAACAGCCGGTCAAACGCTCTTCATCTGGTGCGCTATCAACATGATGCTCCAATTCGTTCAGTATGCGAGTCAGTAAGCAGGGAGTCAGTAAGAAACGACCACGGCGTTCATAGTCACCATGGCGGTGATCTCGTCGAAGCCCTGCAGGAACTCCACGATCTTGGACTTGTGCGAGGGCTCGACGCGGGCGAAGCAGCAGGCGTTGGTGACGGCGTCGCGCTGGGCGGCCAGCGACAGGTCGTCGAACTCGCGGCCGGTGAAGGCCAGGTGGTCCACGTCGCCCGTCGCCGGCAGGATGCCGATGCGCCGGCAGATGGCCACGGCCGTGCCCTTGTTGTCCCCGGTGATCATGATGACGCGGATGCCCGCCTGGCGACACAGCTTGATAGAGGCCGCCACCTCCTGGCGGGGAGGGTCCAGCATGCCCACGCAGCCCACGAAGGTCAGGTCCgactgggggagggagaggagtaatGAATGGACATGTGGCGATGGTGGCCATATACGGTGTCTAACCCCGTCTCTGGGAGCAGGGATCCCTTCTCTAGGCGTCTTCCATGCTCTTTGGGGGCGAgggttagagggggggggggtcaaagtaTGGACTGAAGACTACAACCAATTGAGGACATTGGACTTGATATGAATTTTTAAGCATGGCTGTGTGTCTGGAGGATGGCTGGATGTCCTCCAGGAGACAGGTCGGCTGTGCTCAGAGACAGGACGTCCTCTATGAGACAGGTTGTCCTCTCTGACTCAAGAGACCCCATGCTACCTGTTTCCGGACAAAGTGAGCCCGGCAGACAACGAGGGGGGCTTACCTCATAGGAGGCGAACTTGGCGGTCTCCGTCAGGTTCATGTCCTCCACTTTGGGGGGGGTGTCCCGGGTGGCCAGCGCAAGGCAGCGCAGCGTGTCCCGGCCTGTCCCGTAGTCCCGAATGGTGGCCAGCACCTTCTCCTTGATGGCCGGGGTGAGCGGGACCTTATTGGTGCCCACGCGCACGTGGGTGCAGCGGTCGATCACGCCTTCTGGGGCCCCCTGTCGGAACACAAACCCGTGATCGTCCACTCCCTTATCCATCAGGCTAAATCAGCCCCCACTACTTCATAGTCCTCAGCCCCCACTGCTCCTTAGTCATCAGGCTAATCCAGCCCCCACTGCTCTTAGTCATCAGGCTAATCCAGCCCCCACTGCTCTTAGTCATCAGGCTAAATCAGCCCCCAATGCATCGTGAGCATCCTTACCTTGACAAACATCTTGCCCAGGGAGGAGCGGGACTTGTTGGGAGTGCAGAAGACCGACATTGACTTGCGATCCCTGGAGAACTCCAAGGTGAACTCCTTCTTCATCAGCTGCTTGATGACCTGGgggacggacacgcacacaaacaaacacacacagacacacacgtcagcTAAAACTGTAGGAAAAGTACTTTCAAGTGTGGCTTGGATGTCAGCTCGTCAACTTACAGAGTTGCAGGCCATTGCTCGGTCGATCTTGGACAGGTTCTGGACCTCCGTGTCAAAGGGGTTCATCTTCTCCACCAGACAGGTCAGGGCGGTCTCGGTGGCCTCGCCGACCTTCTCGTACACTCCTTTGGCCTGGAACGACACGGTGCTGTGAGGAAGGTGCTAGGTACCTCTCATGgaaacagagaggggagaggcggAGACCCTACCTCGTTGAAGTCCAGGGACGAGTCGTTGCACAGAGCGCAGATTGTGGCCAGCTCCACCAGAGCATCATACTGGGAGCTTTTAACCAGTTTATCATCGTGGTACCTGAAGTGAAAAGAGGAGCCGTTTGCATTGTGTGCTCACTGCACCGTGTGTGGGGCGTGTGTGGGGCGGTGTCgccggtgtgtgtggaggcgtgtctgttgaggtgtgtgtgtcgggaggTGTTTGTCTGGGGAGGTGTGTGTATGGAGGCGTGTGTATCGAGGTGTGTCCGTGGAGGTGCGGGCGTGGAAGCgtgagtgtggaggtgtgtgtatgGAGGTGTGTTTTTGGAGGTgcgtgtgttgaggtgtgtgtatggagGTGTGTCCGTGGAGGTGCAGGcttgaaagagtgtgtgtggtggcaggCCGCGTCAGCAACACTTACACGTCTCCTTCGGGGGCGTAGGTGGAGCCCGTGATGGTGAACTCCGTCAGGGAGCCCTCGGCCGTTGGCGCCTGGTTCATGATGAACATCTGACAACACAAGAGGAACCATGGAGGGTTAGAGGACACCCAGAGGCCTGAGGTTCCTGAGCGCTGCAGCAGAGGTTAGGGGTAGAGGACACCCAGAGGCCTGAGGTTCCCGAGCGCTGCAGCAGAGGGCAGCAGAGACTAGGCAACAGGAGCGCCGGGGGAAACGGTTCCAGCTGTAGCCGGCGTTTCTCTGGGGACGGCCTGGGTGGGTTGGCCGGCTACATGTGCTTAGAAGGGCATTACGCTCTCCCTCGTAAATAACGTGGGCAGCGTCTCAGCGAGCCAAAGTAAATATCCCGGCTGGCAGTGGGATGCGTGCCATCATATCACTTGACAAGTCCATTACTTAGCGAATGACACATTCCAGTATGCAGCCGTGGCCATCTTGATAAGGGGAAGCGCACCAGGGCACTGGTGAGGTCTTAATGAGGGTCTAGGACACCAGGGGCGGAACTGAGGAACTATTCCGAGAACTGCATAGTCATCGCGTTCAGGAAACTCATCGCATCGGCCGATAAAGGGATGTTAAGCTGAAAGACTCCCATgtcttgcgtgtgtgttatgCTAAGCAGCTATGGGCTGTCACAAGGAAGCTGGAAAGAGGATTAGaaagagcgcaagagagagagagaggcgatagATGGAAGGAGAGGCTGAATTGCTATGCAGCAGTGACGCAAGGTCAGTTATGCAACAGCACCACTGCAAGTTATCCAACGGCACCCAGAGCAGCTCTAACACAGCCTCCTGCATCACATTTTCATCTTATTGAATTCACCGTCATCCCATTATCTACCGTTTGCGCTCAATAAAAATACGCATCAACTTAAGACATGGATAAAGGTCCCTACAAattaatatttgttttttgttgcttGGTTGTCAAATATGGTTTTGTGTTTAAATGAGCAGCCCGCAGGAGGAGGCTGACGGTAAGGAGGACAGGGGGCTGCTTGAGCCCCAGAGACTCACCCTGCAGACCGACATCTGGTTGGTGGTCAGGGTGCCCGTCTTGTCCGAGCAGATGACAGAGGTGCAGCCCAGCGTCTCCACTGAGGGCAGCGAGCGGACGATGGCGTTCTTCTTGGCCATGCGCCGCGTGCCCAGCGCCAGGCAGGTGGTGATGACGGCGGGCAGGCCCTCGGGGATGGCCGCCACCGCCAGCGCCACGGCGATCTTGAAGTAGTAGACGGCGCCGCGGATCCAGGAGCCGCCGTGCACCGGGTCGCTGAAGTGGCCGATGTTGATGATCCACACGGCGATGCAGATGAGCGTGATCACCTTGGATAGCTGCTCGCCGAACTCGTCCAGCTTCTGCTGCAGCGGCGTCTTCTCCTGCTCCGTGGCCGCCATCTCGTCACGGATCTTCCCGATCTCCGTGTTGACGCCCGTGGCCACCGCCACGCCGACCGCCCTGCCGGCCGCGATGTTGGTGCCCTGAGGGTTGCGTGGGACCAGAAAGGACGCACATGTCACACGTCTCGCCACGTCACGCATCATCAAGAGGATCTCTAACGTAAGGGACAACAACAAGTCAACCGATTCGCCCCTGGAAGAACCTCTGGGCCAGCAGGAGAAAGGGGATCGGTGCAGAACGCTTACGGAGAAGAGCATGTTCTTCTTGTCCTGGTTGACGGCGCGGGGGTCCGGCACCGGATCAGTGTGTTTGATCACAGAGATGGATTCACCTGAAAGAGAGCAGAGGCGTCACTCAGCACCGCCTGCTTCACGTCACGCTGATCACACCGCGTATTTCCTGATAATCACTAGAAGGTTTCTGAATGAGCAAAGATTCATTCACTAAACCCCAATTTACAATCTGTCCAACAGGTACAAATGGAAAAAAAGGTTGAGATATTTGAGGACCAAAACAAAGTACAAGACGACCCTGAGAATGAGAAGCGGGCTGGAGCCAGCGCCCTACCCGTCAGGATGGACTGGTCCACCCTCAGCGTTGTGGACTTGATGGAAGAGAGACGGATGTCTGCAGGGACCTTGTCTCCAACTGTGAACACAATTAATAAACACAGTTGAATTAATTAAcacttcaatgtagcaggccgCTTTGTTGATCAATTAGCGTGGAATAATAAATATCTGGAGCTCCAAAGATGCTACAAGAGACCAGCATGTATTTTGTGCCAATCCTAAAACAAAAAGGGGGTAAATGAGTGGTCCTGGTTATCAGTAGTTGGGAGTTTTCAGCTACACTGCATACAGAATGAAGCAGCATTGCGTGCCCAAAGAGACTGATGTAAAAGGATTTGCTGCCCTGAGACTGCCACCATTGAATCACATCTTGTTGCCCATGAAACCATCCTTAATGGAGCCTTTATAGAAGGCGGCCCATGATTTGCACAAGCAGGCTTCAGCGTCCGAGCAAGTGACAATGGcaggagaaagaaagggaggaagggaatTGAGGAACTTGTGGGCCATTAACAGTCCTGTCTCAAAGGAAAAGGCCAATTCTGGCACATTTGAATTGCAGTGACCTAATTCAGCATCTTGATAGTATATAAAGGCCATGGAAAGTGGGGAAATAGTTCAGCCTGTGCAGCCTGTGCCATAGTTTCATGTGAATTTCTTAGCctacatataggcctacctttGGAGAATACTACCGGATTACCCTAGACTGGGGCAGAGTTGGTTGTACACGCTTCAACCACAGAGAGATGTAGGAAGACCCCTTGACAACTAGCTGAACTAGACCTTGAATGTAGTCAACTAAAAGCGACGAGACTTGAGGATAAAGACTTGTACTGATGTAAGGATTTCCTTTAGGGGAACAGAGACATAGAATGGAAGGAGAAAGCAGAATTCaaaaacatttcaataaaagATCCCCCATGCGCTGATCAAGTTAGGGTGTGACACATGGCACACAAACAGCTGTTAGACTTTAGTCCACCAGCATGCAGAATAAGTTTAGTAGCCACACTGTCGGTGAGAAAGCCCAAACCCATACCACTGAATGCGAGTGGGTAAATCCCCTGGCACAGATTCAGGGATTCCGCCGGTGTGCATTGGTGTAAACTCTGCAACCTTCAAGGGCCGCAATGAGATATACAAGCTGTGACATATTTTCTACACTAGCCATGTTGTTCATGCATCCCTGGGAAGGACCACCAGGTGTGCATGTCAACTCAGAGGTGTACCTACAGTGGTGCCAAGAACTCTCATCTCCCAGTGGGTGTCTGCCAATCACTGGAGACACAGGCTGGTTTTAGGCGAAAGCTGAGGTCAGCCGAGTCTCTGAACATCTAAATACAGAACAACAGACCTTGAGAAGTGAAGCCTGTCTGTAGGGTTTCTTACAGGCATCAAGCAGGCATACTACTTAGTGTGTAATCCATCCTACAACAATAAAAGCTTGATTAGGTTatgctgcatttagacaaagAAACGTGCATGTTGATTTACAACTTGCTGAGAAACTGAAATCAAACAGAACGGTTTTCCAATAGACTACTAAACTTTACAAGCAGTTTAGTAGTCTAAGTTTTCCCCGCCACAGGGGGCGTGCCAAGAGAAAAGCTCCATGTGCCAGTAAATACTTAAAGCAGTGGATTTAACGATCATGAAAACAACAAGGCAAGATGTGTAGGACATGCTGCAACCCTGTTCCCTGCTGAGTTATGGGCAGCATTGTGTTACCACCAGTTTTGTTACTGTGCAGACCTGCTCTAACCTCAACTAAAGTGAAATATAGGTGTGTATATCATCTGTCCCCCAATGTCAACATCCTTCTTGGTAGCTGGCCAGCCGTCTCTTCAGACATCATGTCCTCTACGCCTCAGACTGCAGGTCCGTGGTCTGACGAAGCCCTCATGTCATCAATATGTGCTCCGTTCAGTTGAGTGCGTCTCAACCAGAGTGCTGGGCGAGGTTGACCCCGCCCCCAGGGACTTGATTGGCACAGCAAACGCTGCTGTGTGGTTCAGTGGGCCGAGGGGAGTCTGCTGATGGCAGCTTCAACAAAGAGCCGGAGGAGGCTATTTCAGACTCCTGGTCGACAGGTGACACGGCCTGCTGCTCTCCACAGAGACTTTCCTCCTCGCTGTCGCCACTAAACCGTCCACTAGACTTCTGTCCCCTGCCCATCACCTGCTGCTGAAGTTGGCAGAGAAACAAACGCCCAACAACTGGCTGGTGGCCAGCTTCAACTTTGGTTATTCAAACAGAGTTTCCTTGTTCCCTCCTTTGTATGAACATCATCTGCTGTGAATCTTAATAAAGATGATTAAGACCATCCGACTCTATAGCAAATCAAATATGGGAAATTTATTCTGTCCTTATATTTGTTTGACTTCTAACAAACAATTTGCACTGAAAACTATTTTGAATTGAATGGCCATCGTCGCTGGTTACTTGTTTTGGGAAGAACCCTCTTGCTAGTCCCTAGTTACTACCACCGAGTCAACATACTGAGAAGCACCACCACGAGTCTTTTGTGCTGTAGAGCTGGACTGTGGACTTTGAACTGGCTGTTAGGATCTAGCACATGAACATCTTGTTAAGCACGGATTCAGGAAGGGAAACTGAATGTAACATCCAATCCATTCGCATTACCGGACTTCACAAAAAGTAAGTACCTTTGAGGCTTTAGTAAataatatatttcttttttttgtttgttttgtttttgttacaaGGACAACTTTGATTGGCTGAAATCCTGCTGTATTTAGACTGCCTGTCCATGTTGGACTGGCCTGTTTATTTGACTTGCCATGTATGATGTATGACGTACAGTAACGGAGTGAGCAGAACTGAAGGAGCAGGAAACCGTTTCAGGGCTTGATATCGtctgggagaaggaggggaaggaagCCCACAAGTGTTTCTGAAGTTCTCCAGGCGATGCTCGTCATACTCTGCTGCTGTTGGTCATACATGCAAGGCTGACATCCTTCTCACAAGGGTACTGCACAGTCCGGATCCCAGAACCCAACGTGGGGCGGGACTTGACGTCAACAGGGGATGCAAACATGGCCGTAGTCGGCTATGAGGTCTGGACCTCGATAAATGATAAAATCGAATTAGAAAAATTACATAGAAATCTAAGAATCGGCTACAACCCGTTTGCcttcgccacacacacacacacacacacacacacacacacacacacacacacacacacacacacacacacacacacacacacacacacacacacacacacacacacacacacacacacacacacacacacacacacacgtttggaaTACCAGCCTGTGGTGAGGGGGGCTACAGCCTCTGTCTATCAGGCCCTGGTGTTGGATCGCTGTCCCGAGAGCAGCACCCTATAAGGTCATCTAACGATGCACACAACAGCAGAGGATGAGACTcccggcccccccccaccccgtctaGTCCCTCCCTATCACTACCAGACGGAATTATGCGCAGAAGAGAATCAGCCCCAGTGTGCGATGCTCTGCAAGAAGCTGCACATCAAACCACCGGGAGCTTCATGCCCCACTGAAGTCCCAAGACTCACCACCTATACCAATGCCAACAGACCCAACAACAGGCTCTGGCTTTGCTCCCTTTCTTTAAAATGCGGAACAGCAGCGTAATCATGTTTCCTATTTTGGAGGTTAgaaatatttattgttttacgAAATGAGCAGTTGCAGATTTTAATAGAGCATTCAAGCAAGTGTTTTTGGGGTGAGCCTATGACCTGTAGTGAACCACCACAGCATTCTCACGCCTCCCCGTAGCAGAAACAGGggaccacatgcacacacatgtgagcACCGTTCTGTTTCTGCCCGTTTCTGGGGCAATAGGACCCGGGCCGGTTCAGCAGGAAAAACCTGTCGGCTGCGTCACCCAAACCAAGCTACTGGCTCAAACCGACCTTTCTGAACCCTCTTTCACTCAGAGTTGCCATTGAACTATTAAATGGGAATTCATAGAATTAAACTCTAGATGTTCACTACCCACACATGCGTTCAGGAACATTTCCGTCCTGGCCCCTTTCACACATGGCAATGACGGCAAGAATAGGGGACGGACACAAACAATGCAACAGACATTTAACAATCGGACTAAGAGGACCTCACTTATTTCTGAATCAGTCTTGTTTCCATTCTTGAAAGATGGCGCATGTTAGTTAGAAAAATAAGCTGCACTGATATTGTAATGGAATCACCTGAAAAGCATTTGTGGGTAAACTGTCGCAAAGTCACATTCGTCATCCTCCCGAGTCCTGTGATTGGTTGGTATGCCTTACGTAAAAGAGTCTTGCGACGTAAGCCTTAACATGACTCACCTTGCAAATGTGAATATGGCTCGAGCAAGCAAATTGCTTGTGCAGATTTCCCAGAATATCAACCCCTGTTCCCATTCACACATGAAACCATGCGGGGTTAGGTTCTTGAACATTGCAGGGAAAGACTGCATGTGTGAAACAAATCGACATGGCCTCCAGCACTCTGATGATGGAACACACTACTGATGAGCTCCCTCGGAAAACTGTCTCAAAAGAAAGTGCGCAGGTGACGGCAGTTCAGTATCCCTGCAGTCGTGCGGCCACAGACAGTCCACTGCACTTAGCCAGAAATGTTCCACCTCAACTGCATCTCACTCTGCCTCCGTGTCACAATTTGGTCCCTGAAGGGTTGCTATGCTgacggcaaaaaaaataaaataaaagagttACAGTGACCTTCGACCTGACCATATAACTAACCAGGCCTAGTATTGGGCAAGATAAAAACACCCCCATCGGGTTAGGCTCCTAAATGCACGACGCATGTTATATGGATCAACATCAGTCATGAATGACTCACTTCCAAAGGGCATTAATAGGAGGTAGGCAGTCGGCGATAGACAGACATGATGGATCATATTCAGTTGAAACAAACTACTGCCATCTGCAGTGACTCACACAGACGGTGTTTAAGTGCGATGTTGGTAGTCCGCAGAGCCCGGAGCTCCCCACCTCTGTACAGGGCGGTCAGTAAGAGCCATGTTGCGCATGTTGTCCTAGCACTCTCTGTTGGCACGTCGATGGGTTTGCTTTCATTGCTGATCGAGATGACTGCAGAGCCACTGTGCTCTCAGTAGACATGACGATAATATCGATAGATATTCCCCTGtatcctccctctcgctcttttACCTTGCAGCAATATTTTCAGGATTGTGACCCTGCTATAAGTTCACTACATGTGCTTGACACAAACAAATAGATCTTTAAAGAACATTGCATTTCAAAAAATGTCAAGGGAAACATTTTAACTCGTCTTATTTAGACTCAACGGGCAGGATGTCTGACCAAGTTTTTAAATAATGAACAGAAAATGGGTTGATAGATTCTCGAAATACATTCAGTTCACTGTCTGCCCTCGTCAAGGTGACTTTGGTCCCGCGTCATCCACTGTTCCctggggggatggagaggggggtgggggggggggggggggtagcaaaCACCTGTCATCTCCCTACTGTCACTGCCTGCTATAAATACAGCCTTTCATCATCTATACGGCCGATGACCGTTAAAAATACACACTTAGGCtgtgaaacaaaacaacaacaagacagCGGAGCGCTGTTTCCCCTCCACGGCTCAGCGGTAATCCTGGACCAGAACCGGATTCAACAAcatctccctctgtccccctcagaccagatagagagggaggtagggggtgtgtgtgtgtgtgtgtgtgtgtgtgtgtgtgtgtgtgtgtgtgtgtgtgtgtgtgtgtgtgtgtgtgtgtgtgtgtgtgtgtgtgtgtgtgtgtgtgtgtgtgtg comes from the Gadus chalcogrammus isolate NIFS_2021 chromosome 6, NIFS_Gcha_1.0, whole genome shotgun sequence genome and includes:
- the LOC130383795 gene encoding sarcoplasmic/endoplasmic reticulum calcium ATPase 2-like isoform X1; translated protein: MENAHIKSVEEVYSHFSVNESTGLGSEQVKKLKERWGLNELPAEEGKSLWELVAEQFEDLLVRILLLAACISFVLAWFEEGEETITAFVEPFVILLILIANAIVGVWQERNAEDAIEALKEYEPEMGKVYRQDRKTVQRIKAKDIVPGDIVEVAVGDKVPADIRLSSIKSTTLRVDQSILTGESISVIKHTDPVPDPRAVNQDKKNMLFSGTNIAAGRAVGVAVATGVNTEIGKIRDEMAATEQEKTPLQQKLDEFGEQLSKVITLICIAVWIINIGHFSDPVHGGSWIRGAVYYFKIAVALAVAAIPEGLPAVITTCLALGTRRMAKKNAIVRSLPSVETLGCTSVICSDKTGTLTTNQMSVCRMFIMNQAPTAEGSLTEFTITGSTYAPEGDVYHDDKLVKSSQYDALVELATICALCNDSSLDFNEAKGVYEKVGEATETALTCLVEKMNPFDTEVQNLSKIDRAMACNSVIKQLMKKEFTLEFSRDRKSMSVFCTPNKSRSSLGKMFVKGAPEGVIDRCTHVRVGTNKVPLTPAIKEKVLATIRDYGTGRDTLRCLALATRDTPPKVEDMNLTETAKFASYESDLTFVGCVGMLDPPRQEVAASIKLCRQAGIRVIMITGDNKGTAVAICRRIGILPATGDVDHLAFTGREFDDLSLAAQRDAVTNACCFARVEPSHKSKIVEFLQGFDEITAMTGDGVNDAPALKKAEIGIAMGSGTAVAKSASEMVLADDNFSSIVAAVEEGRAIYNNMKQFIRYLISSNVGEVVCIFLTAALGFPEALIPVQLLWVNLVTDGLPATALGFNPPDLDIMDRPPRNAKEPLISGWLFFRYLAIGGYVGAATVGAAAWWFTVASDGPQVSLYQLSHFLQCSADNPDFEGLDCHVFESPYPMTMALSVLVTIEMCNALNSLSENQSLLRMPPWENVWLLGAICLSMSLHFLILYVEPLPVIFQITPLDATQWVMVLKISLPVILLDEVLKFMARNYQESGKQLDEPAAKGRPLCACVEGVSWPFVAICLPLVVWIYSIDTNATAMFWP
- the LOC130383795 gene encoding sarcoplasmic/endoplasmic reticulum calcium ATPase 2-like isoform X2 — its product is MENAHIKSVEEVYSHFSVNESTGLGSEQVKKLKERWGLNELPAEEGKSLWELVAEQFEDLLVRILLLAACISFVLAWFEEGEETITAFVEPFVILLILIANAIVGVWQERNAEDAIEALKEYEPEMGKVYRQDRKTVQRIKAKDIVPGDIVEVAVGDKVPADIRLSSIKSTTLRVDQSILTGESISVIKHTDPVPDPRAVNQDKKNMLFSGTNIAAGRAVGVAVATGVNTEIGKIRDEMAATEQEKTPLQQKLDEFGEQLSKVITLICIAVWIINIGHFSDPVHGGSWIRGAVYYFKIAVALAVAAIPEGLPAVITTCLALGTRRMAKKNAIVRSLPSVETLGCTSVICSDKTGTLTTNQMSVCRMFIMNQAPTAEGSLTEFTITGSTYAPEGDVYHDDKLVKSSQYDALVELATICALCNDSSLDFNEAKGVYEKVGEATETALTCLVEKMNPFDTEVQNLSKIDRAMACNSVIKQLMKKEFTLEFSRDRKSMSVFCTPNKSRSSLGKMFVKGAPEGVIDRCTHVRVGTNKVPLTPAIKEKVLATIRDYGTGRDTLRCLALATRDTPPKVEDMNLTETAKFASYESDLTFVGCVGMLDPPRQEVAASIKLCRQAGIRVIMITGDNKGTAVAICRRIGILPATGDVDHLAFTGREFDDLSLAAQRDAVTNACCFARVEPSHKSKIVEFLQGFDEITAMTGDGVNDAPALKKAEIGIAMGSGTAVAKSASEMVLADDNFSSIVAAVEEGRAIYNNMKQFIRYLISSNVGEVVCIFLTAALGFPEALIPVQLLWVNLVTDGLPATALGFNPPDLDIMDRPPRNAKEPLISGWLFFRYLAIGGYVGAATVGAAAWWFTVASDGPQVSLYQLSHFLQCSADNPDFEGLDCHVFESPYPMTMALSVLVTIEMCNALNSLSENQSLLRMPPWENVWLLGAICLSMSLHFLILYVEPLPVIFQITPLDATQWVMVLKISLPVILLDEVLKFMARNYQESAKAK